Proteins encoded in a region of the Bacillus methanolicus genome:
- the ssuE gene encoding NADPH-dependent FMN reductase yields the protein MAKAVIISGATSVNSRLNGIEQEVVAFLTREQIEFEQIKVRELPPEDLIYGKFDSPEIAIANKKVESADAVIVLTPVYKASFTGVLKTYLDLLPQKGLANKIILPLVIGGTFGHLLVIDYALKPVLSALGATTILNGVYTLDTQVERIEDNQYELDSEAHERLQKALTDLAEHLRK from the coding sequence TTGGCAAAAGCAGTTATTATTTCAGGGGCAACATCAGTAAATTCAAGATTGAACGGAATTGAACAGGAGGTTGTAGCTTTTTTGACCCGTGAACAGATCGAGTTTGAGCAAATCAAAGTGCGAGAGTTGCCTCCGGAAGATTTAATTTACGGAAAATTCGATAGTCCTGAAATCGCAATAGCAAATAAGAAAGTAGAAAGTGCCGACGCTGTCATCGTGTTAACACCTGTTTATAAGGCGTCCTTTACGGGAGTGTTAAAAACATATTTAGACTTGCTTCCGCAAAAAGGACTTGCAAATAAAATCATATTGCCTCTCGTTATTGGAGGAACGTTCGGACATCTTCTCGTGATTGATTATGCATTAAAACCGGTCTTGTCTGCATTGGGAGCAACAACCATTTTGAATGGTGTCTACACGCTGGATACCCAAGTTGAACGGATTGAAGATAATCAGTATGAGTTAGATTCTGAAGCTCATGAAAGATTGCAAAAAGCGTTAACCGACCTTGCCGAACACCTTCGCAAATAA
- a CDS encoding YezD family protein, with protein MKQLNEEKIKYILSSLDKLEYGCVVITVHDSDITQIDITEKKRFPLVKNKKLEVKK; from the coding sequence ATGAAACAATTAAATGAAGAGAAAATCAAATATATACTGTCATCGCTGGACAAACTGGAGTATGGCTGTGTGGTGATCACCGTACATGATAGTGATATTACACAAATCGATATTACCGAAAAGAAACGGTTTCCGCTTGTGAAAAATAAGAAACTTGAAGTAAAGAAATAA
- a CDS encoding Fur-regulated basic protein FbpA, with protein sequence MILHETIKKRKGFLISFLVNSGRYIGDLQFLNELTLSELEKEYRDLKNNG encoded by the coding sequence ATGATTTTACATGAAACAATCAAAAAGAGGAAAGGTTTTCTGATTTCGTTCTTGGTTAACTCAGGCCGCTATATTGGAGATCTTCAATTTTTGAATGAGCTGACTTTATCGGAACTTGAGAAAGAATACCGTGATTTAAAGAATAATGGTTGA
- a CDS encoding carbon-nitrogen hydrolase family protein, translating into MESMNNQVRVAVVQASPVIMDLYKTIEKVRLLTTDAAKKGAKLVLFPEAYIPAYPRGMTFGTVVGSRSKKGREDWYRYWENSIFVPSKETEILGSIAKDNSVYLVIGVIEKEQLSGTLYCTVLYFGPDGTLLGKHRKLKPTASERIIWGEGDGSTLPVFDTSIGKMGGLICWENYMPLARMAMYSKGVEIYLMPTADAREVWQSTIRHIALEGRCFVLSCNQFVTKDMYPTDLACYDELESEPEIMSNGGSAIIGPLGEYIVGPVYGKEDILIADLDLKDIVKSRFDFDVNGHYSRPDVFQLTINEAEKTNVKWE; encoded by the coding sequence ATGGAAAGCATGAATAATCAAGTAAGAGTTGCCGTTGTACAAGCATCACCTGTTATTATGGACCTTTATAAAACCATTGAAAAAGTCCGATTGTTAACCACTGATGCTGCTAAGAAGGGAGCAAAATTAGTGTTATTTCCGGAAGCGTATATTCCGGCCTATCCGAGAGGAATGACATTTGGAACGGTGGTAGGGAGCCGGTCGAAAAAAGGACGGGAAGATTGGTATCGGTATTGGGAAAATTCGATCTTCGTTCCTAGTAAAGAAACGGAAATATTAGGTTCCATTGCAAAAGATAATAGCGTGTATCTTGTTATTGGAGTGATTGAAAAAGAACAATTATCCGGCACCCTTTATTGCACGGTACTTTATTTCGGTCCGGACGGTACGCTGTTAGGAAAACATCGTAAACTTAAACCGACTGCTTCAGAAAGAATTATATGGGGAGAGGGAGATGGAAGCACTCTTCCTGTATTTGATACTTCAATAGGTAAAATGGGCGGTTTGATCTGTTGGGAGAATTATATGCCGCTTGCCCGGATGGCAATGTACAGCAAGGGCGTTGAAATCTATCTTATGCCAACTGCTGATGCAAGAGAAGTTTGGCAATCTACGATTAGGCATATTGCCCTGGAAGGCAGATGTTTTGTTTTATCATGCAATCAATTTGTGACAAAAGATATGTACCCGACAGATTTGGCCTGCTATGATGAATTGGAGTCAGAACCGGAGATCATGAGCAACGGAGGAAGTGCTATTATTGGTCCGCTCGGTGAATATATCGTTGGACCGGTATACGGAAAAGAAGATATACTTATTGCGGATTTAGATTTAAAAGACATTGTTAAAAGCCGTTTCGATTTTGATGTGAATGGTCATTATTCTCGGCCTGATGTCTTTCAGCTGACAATAAATGAAGCCGAAAAAACGAATGTAAAATGGGAATAA
- a CDS encoding DUF3891 family protein yields the protein MIVYERESDFVMVTQDDHARVSGEFAKAWRNEYFVALDRKEDVELAVFEHDRGWIDLDETPFWNDEKRLPFSFRDFPLTPRFVFYKKGIDEVESKNKYAALLCSLQYTTLFEMIQDDSVPAFLYSEYERQQRLINDLNLTHHSSQEMIKFHLQVLRFCDDLSLYICMHEPMVHHTASEWFAEGFSQRFSFFNHEKITFEWAEKEKIILSHFPFSSEVVVKVPLKEVKKADIANYGIAKAYKHTPKKERVVQFVPK from the coding sequence ATGATTGTCTATGAAAGAGAAAGTGATTTTGTCATGGTGACCCAGGATGATCATGCAAGAGTCTCAGGTGAATTTGCAAAAGCTTGGCGGAACGAATATTTTGTTGCATTGGATCGAAAAGAAGATGTAGAGCTTGCTGTTTTTGAACATGACCGGGGATGGATCGATCTTGATGAAACACCGTTTTGGAATGACGAAAAACGGCTGCCCTTCTCCTTCCGTGATTTTCCGTTAACCCCTAGGTTTGTTTTTTATAAAAAAGGCATTGACGAAGTTGAAAGCAAAAATAAATATGCTGCATTATTGTGCAGTTTGCAATATACGACCTTGTTTGAAATGATTCAAGACGATTCCGTACCGGCTTTTTTGTACTCTGAATACGAGAGGCAGCAAAGACTCATCAATGATTTGAATCTAACACATCACTCTTCACAGGAAATGATCAAATTCCATTTACAAGTCCTTCGCTTTTGCGATGATCTATCTTTATATATTTGTATGCATGAACCGATGGTACATCATACTGCTTCGGAATGGTTTGCTGAAGGATTCAGCCAACGATTTTCTTTCTTTAATCATGAAAAAATCACTTTCGAATGGGCAGAAAAAGAAAAAATAATCCTTTCTCACTTTCCATTTTCTTCTGAAGTTGTTGTAAAAGTGCCATTAAAAGAAGTCAAAAAAGCAGATATAGCGAATTACGGCATTGCAAAAGCGTACAAACACACACCGAAAAAAGAACGAGTGGTTCAATTCGTACCTAAATGA
- a CDS encoding LLM class flavin-dependent oxidoreductase, whose product MGKQIILNAFEMTSAMHNSHGLWKHPESKRQRRYKELDYWIEMAKLLERGKFDAVFFADVLGVYDTYKQSKEPSIRDGMQIPLIDAALVIPVMASVTKHLSFAFTVSTTYEPPFAHARRFSTLDHLTKGRIAWNVVTSYLPNAARNFGLHEMIKHDRRYDIADEYLEVCYKLWESSWEDGAVIEDVKNGVLVDPAKVHEINHSGEFFHVEGPHLSEPSLQRTPVLYQAGVSERGREFAAKHAECVFVGGPTPERIRFYTEDIKKRAEKYGRNPDNIKVFSFLTVIVGETTEEAEQKYQELNRLWSPDAAKAQFGGASGYDLSQYEKSDLDQPFEFKPTEHGHYKAASLTKDASKKLKIGEALSRLENIDREQVIVGNPTEVADAIQYHFEASGVDGFNLNHLVTPGSLEDFIDLVVPILQKRGLYKTEYKNGTLRQKLFDHGSSLLPEDHPGSQYRRITVNN is encoded by the coding sequence TTGGGAAAACAAATTATTTTGAATGCCTTTGAAATGACAAGTGCGATGCATAATTCTCATGGGCTGTGGAAACATCCGGAAAGCAAAAGGCAGAGACGTTACAAAGAACTTGATTATTGGATTGAAATGGCTAAGCTGTTAGAACGGGGAAAGTTTGATGCTGTTTTTTTTGCCGATGTATTGGGAGTCTATGATACATATAAACAAAGCAAGGAACCGTCCATACGTGATGGTATGCAAATTCCTTTAATTGACGCTGCACTTGTGATCCCGGTTATGGCAAGCGTGACAAAACATTTATCGTTTGCTTTTACGGTTAGTACGACATATGAACCTCCTTTTGCCCATGCAAGACGTTTTTCTACGTTGGACCATTTGACGAAAGGAAGAATCGCGTGGAATGTTGTTACTTCCTATCTGCCTAATGCAGCAAGGAATTTCGGTCTGCATGAGATGATCAAACATGACCGGCGTTATGATATAGCGGATGAGTATTTGGAGGTTTGTTATAAATTATGGGAATCAAGCTGGGAAGATGGGGCTGTCATAGAGGATGTTAAGAATGGAGTTTTGGTAGACCCTGCAAAAGTCCATGAAATCAACCATTCTGGAGAATTTTTTCATGTAGAGGGCCCGCATTTAAGTGAACCTTCTCTGCAGCGTACGCCAGTACTATATCAGGCCGGGGTATCTGAACGGGGAAGGGAATTTGCTGCGAAGCATGCGGAATGTGTATTTGTGGGAGGTCCAACTCCGGAGAGGATCAGGTTCTATACAGAAGATATTAAGAAACGTGCCGAAAAATATGGCCGGAACCCTGACAATATTAAAGTGTTTTCTTTCCTTACAGTTATTGTGGGCGAAACCACTGAGGAAGCGGAGCAAAAATATCAGGAATTAAACCGCCTTTGGAGCCCGGATGCAGCAAAAGCGCAATTTGGCGGGGCGAGCGGTTATGATTTGTCGCAATATGAAAAATCAGATTTGGATCAGCCTTTTGAGTTTAAACCAACAGAACACGGACATTATAAGGCAGCATCCTTAACAAAGGATGCATCGAAAAAACTAAAAATCGGTGAAGCACTTTCCAGGCTCGAAAATATTGACAGGGAGCAAGTGATTGTCGGAAATCCAACAGAAGTAGCAGACGCCATTCAATATCATTTTGAAGCATCCGGTGTTGACGGATTTAACCTAAACCACCTTGTTACACCGGGAAGCCTTGAGGATTTTATCGATTTAGTCGTGCCAATCCTGCAAAAGAGAGGCCTTTACAAAACAGAATATAAAAATGGTACATTAAGGCAAAAGCTCTTTGACCATGGAAGCAGTTTATTGCCAGAAGATCATCCTGGCAGCCAATATAGAAGGATCACTGTTAATAACTAA